From Puniceicoccaceae bacterium, the proteins below share one genomic window:
- the sppA gene encoding signal peptide peptidase SppA, with protein sequence MTKRIFKFLLQNTLIALVSTAFMFFLLIALIAGLVSSFAEKQPSFPKEAALTFDLGMNLVDTPPTPTLESLLMDAIGEGTPPVYHVRDMIETLERAGQDRRVKALFLHGSLQSLNYASSFPALSELREAIIEFKASGKPVIAYSVYPSTRDLYVMSVADEFYLNQSGAIMLPGLYSEPMFFKDALDKFGIGVQAIRVGAYKSAVEPYTRTNLSDEARAASTLLLNELWQEILSDIAEAREMDLQAANQLLDSQAILYAQEAVEAGFVTRIASHVEVRNRMSELVGKETHGDTFQQIGLAEYVLEKDQFGRKPSGEGIAVVYAEGAIVGGEGEEYEAGSERIVRNLRNARQDSSTRAIVFRVNSPGGGATASQIIQDELLAIKEQGIPLVVSMGGYAASGGYLISQSADYIIAHPHTVTGSIGIFGLLMNIGEGAGMLGITFDEIKTTQNSDLLSISKPKSEAQLAMIQTYLQEFYDEWTTSVAFHREQEVDAIRSVAGGRVWSGEQAVELGLVDALGGLQDAIAHAAEMAELGEGFAVYDYPRKLSPDEALSHALGLQRALASAANRSRSPSVSEIQNWLQEVEQHLSLLSDPGGAYAYLPLRYR encoded by the coding sequence ATGACCAAACGGATCTTCAAATTCCTGCTCCAAAATACGTTGATCGCCCTCGTCTCCACGGCTTTCATGTTTTTCCTCCTCATTGCCCTGATCGCCGGCCTTGTGAGTTCGTTCGCAGAGAAACAACCCTCCTTCCCCAAAGAGGCAGCGCTCACCTTCGATTTGGGAATGAACCTCGTCGACACGCCCCCCACTCCAACGCTCGAGTCCCTTTTGATGGACGCGATTGGCGAGGGAACTCCTCCGGTCTACCATGTTCGCGACATGATCGAAACCCTCGAACGCGCAGGACAGGACCGCCGCGTCAAGGCTCTCTTTCTGCATGGGTCACTGCAATCGCTCAACTACGCCTCATCATTCCCGGCATTGAGCGAACTGCGCGAGGCCATCATTGAATTCAAAGCCAGCGGAAAACCAGTCATCGCCTACAGCGTTTACCCCTCCACCCGCGACCTTTATGTGATGAGCGTAGCAGACGAGTTCTACCTCAACCAATCAGGCGCCATCATGCTGCCCGGCCTTTACAGTGAACCCATGTTTTTCAAGGACGCGCTCGACAAATTTGGCATTGGTGTGCAGGCGATTCGAGTGGGTGCCTACAAATCAGCTGTCGAACCCTACACCCGTACCAACCTGAGCGATGAAGCACGAGCCGCATCCACCCTTCTGTTGAACGAGCTGTGGCAGGAGATTCTGAGCGACATTGCAGAGGCACGGGAAATGGACCTGCAAGCAGCAAACCAATTGCTCGACAGTCAGGCGATTCTCTATGCTCAAGAGGCAGTAGAAGCCGGATTTGTCACGCGCATTGCAAGCCATGTTGAGGTGCGCAACCGCATGTCGGAACTGGTTGGCAAGGAGACGCATGGAGATACCTTTCAGCAAATCGGGCTAGCCGAATACGTTCTGGAGAAAGACCAGTTTGGGAGGAAACCCAGCGGAGAAGGAATCGCCGTGGTCTATGCTGAGGGAGCCATTGTCGGCGGCGAGGGAGAGGAATATGAAGCCGGCTCCGAGCGCATCGTTCGCAACCTGCGCAATGCACGACAGGACAGCTCCACCCGCGCCATAGTCTTTCGGGTCAACAGTCCCGGAGGTGGAGCGACCGCTTCCCAGATCATTCAGGATGAATTGCTCGCCATCAAGGAGCAGGGCATTCCGCTCGTGGTTTCCATGGGGGGGTATGCAGCGTCCGGTGGCTATTTGATTTCCCAATCCGCCGACTACATCATTGCACATCCACATACCGTCACTGGCTCCATCGGGATTTTCGGTCTGTTGATGAACATCGGCGAGGGTGCTGGCATGCTCGGAATCACATTTGATGAAATCAAAACCACGCAGAACTCCGACCTTCTCAGTATTTCGAAACCCAAGTCTGAAGCACAGTTGGCCATGATCCAGACCTACCTTCAGGAATTTTACGACGAGTGGACTACCAGTGTCGCTTTCCACCGTGAACAAGAGGTTGACGCCATCCGCTCAGTAGCAGGGGGCCGAGTATGGTCGGGAGAACAAGCCGTGGAACTCGGACTCGTGGATGCCCTTGGAGGCCTGCAAGACGCGATTGCTCATGCTGCCGAGATGGCTGAACTCGGAGAGGGATTTGCGGTCTATGACTATCCTCGCAAGCTGTCACCAGACGAAGCGCTGTCACATGCTCTAGGACTGCAAAGAGCACTTGCATCTGCTGCAAACCGATCCCGTTCCCCATCGGTTTCCGAGATTCAGAACTGGCTGCAGGAAGTTGAACAACACCTTTCCCTGCTCAGCGATCCGGGCGGCGCATATGCCTACCTTCCCTTGCGCTACCGCTGA
- a CDS encoding RsmB/NOP family class I SAM-dependent RNA methyltransferase, with amino-acid sequence MKTPPSNLSHWNGLLDSISAFLRDPQALRLDRISWSGEGVEQRSAYHSLLQIVRNRTLIEHLIREHSRRMPKARLHALLALAIIQFLESDDTEATRAKVVHHSVRLTRELCSQPESRFVNAVARAISEHLSQTLQLLDAPEHWHVRYSHPRWLVERWISQFGNKTTRLLLQWNQSIPHTYVHDLRRICQTEQSLRNPEELPKLTATPWSDFHVLEKAGRANIESLLKWPFYIQDPSTRIAPSLFEPPSNRASILDTCAAPGGKSLHLLKRLADNGHAWQRWIATDSSPERLRVMENNLERLGVKGIETSCVDWLKPLPESLASLRFDWVLLDAPCSSVGVIQRHPEIRWRLHADDYQRLPVQQLALLEQCSRLVRKDGQLVYSTCSFDPDENERVIEAFQQTAQGRHFEVRTGRSLLPHLEGHDGVGAFLLRRKADALSPSGE; translated from the coding sequence TTGAAAACCCCACCGAGCAACCTGTCACACTGGAATGGACTCCTCGATTCCATCAGCGCATTCCTGCGTGACCCGCAGGCCCTGCGATTGGACCGGATCAGCTGGTCAGGTGAAGGAGTCGAACAGCGTTCTGCCTATCACTCGCTGCTGCAAATTGTGCGAAATCGAACGCTCATCGAACATTTGATCCGCGAGCACTCCCGTCGCATGCCCAAGGCCCGTCTGCATGCCCTGCTCGCACTGGCGATCATACAATTTCTCGAATCCGATGATACGGAGGCCACCCGCGCCAAGGTCGTGCACCACAGTGTGCGGCTCACCCGCGAACTCTGCTCTCAGCCCGAAAGCCGATTTGTCAATGCCGTCGCCCGCGCGATCAGTGAGCATCTGTCGCAAACGCTACAGCTGTTGGATGCGCCCGAACACTGGCATGTGCGCTACAGTCATCCCCGCTGGCTTGTCGAACGCTGGATATCACAATTCGGCAACAAAACCACCCGGCTGCTGCTGCAATGGAACCAGTCCATTCCACACACCTATGTGCATGATCTGCGCAGGATATGCCAGACAGAGCAATCCCTCCGGAATCCCGAAGAACTCCCAAAGCTGACAGCAACGCCATGGTCGGATTTCCATGTGTTGGAAAAAGCGGGACGGGCCAACATCGAATCCCTCCTGAAGTGGCCCTTCTACATCCAGGATCCTTCAACCCGTATCGCTCCATCCCTCTTCGAACCTCCCTCAAATCGTGCATCGATCCTCGACACCTGTGCAGCTCCGGGAGGAAAAAGCCTCCACCTGTTGAAACGACTCGCCGATAATGGCCATGCATGGCAGCGCTGGATTGCGACAGATTCCTCCCCCGAACGCTTGAGAGTGATGGAAAACAATCTCGAACGCCTCGGAGTCAAGGGTATTGAAACCTCCTGTGTGGATTGGCTGAAGCCACTGCCCGAATCCCTGGCATCACTCCGCTTTGACTGGGTCCTGCTCGACGCCCCGTGCTCCAGCGTGGGGGTGATTCAGCGTCACCCCGAAATTCGCTGGAGGCTGCATGCCGACGATTATCAGCGACTGCCTGTCCAACAGCTTGCCCTGCTTGAGCAATGCAGCCGCCTGGTTCGGAAGGACGGTCAACTCGTCTACAGCACCTGTAGTTTTGATCCCGATGAGAATGAGCGAGTCATCGAAGCGTTTCAACAAACGGCGCAGGGGCGTCATTTTGAGGTGAGGACTGGCCGTTCCCTGTTGCCACATCTGGAAGGACATGACGGTGTTGGGGCTTTTCTCCTGCGCCGAAAGGCAGACGCGCTAAGTCCCAGTGGTGAATGA
- a CDS encoding GreA/GreB family elongation factor, whose amino-acid sequence MNVEEIEELIAGNPKLKNAREELALMQPGTYCVHRSWGFGKIVDYDATEKRLILDFEEGKKGHSMDPAFCVGKLEILPENHILVESRTDPDAIQELIKRKPVELIIRILSQSPNRTVSSIEIERQLGFLMDTAKARKWWTATKKALVKDPRIAVPSKKTDPYELREEPVTPEEEIMEDFYATQQSKQKILLAERLFALSNDKSELKKYLPDVLKTLTDAIIETRILSQAERLHGVWVRNDLARDTHTDVESLLPTSASIILESEEDLIKLAQELPAAYYQRFLDLLTRVYPDKWEDIVITLVRHSEGKFTNECTQFLVDRKKQDLLAKSLDRWLNDQTIRGPILLWMLKNRTSRKYGGMIQPFVNPRFLKAIFFAIDFESLQNASTRRIPLADAVIDDETLVPEILSDATEETARDLAQTLMLNQGFEDLTKKSLLVRFIRVFPSIQGLVADRESSSSDNKDASLLVSQESLDEKKNEYEDLITRKIPENKKAIEVAREHGDLRENAEYKMAREDQTTLMARKAQLEADFARVRVTDFSDATEDEISVGSVVVLASGKQTQTYSILGAWDSDPESNIISYKTPLAQNLIGSRAGDKVELEIGGSKAKWEIKQIKRWVDRK is encoded by the coding sequence ATGAATGTTGAGGAAATTGAGGAGTTAATTGCCGGGAATCCTAAGCTTAAGAACGCTCGGGAAGAACTGGCATTGATGCAGCCGGGAACCTATTGTGTCCACCGAAGTTGGGGATTTGGAAAGATCGTCGATTATGATGCGACTGAGAAGCGGTTGATTCTCGATTTTGAAGAGGGAAAGAAAGGCCATTCCATGGATCCCGCATTCTGTGTTGGGAAGCTTGAGATTCTCCCGGAAAACCACATTCTGGTTGAGTCCAGAACGGATCCTGATGCGATTCAGGAGCTGATCAAACGCAAGCCTGTTGAGCTGATCATCCGCATCCTTTCCCAATCTCCCAACCGTACCGTTTCGTCGATAGAAATTGAACGTCAGCTCGGATTTCTCATGGACACCGCCAAGGCCCGGAAGTGGTGGACGGCGACCAAGAAAGCGCTGGTCAAGGATCCGAGGATTGCCGTTCCGTCGAAAAAGACGGACCCTTACGAACTTCGGGAAGAGCCAGTGACGCCCGAGGAGGAAATCATGGAGGATTTTTATGCGACCCAGCAGAGCAAGCAGAAGATCCTTTTGGCCGAGCGCCTTTTTGCACTTTCCAATGACAAGTCGGAACTGAAAAAATACCTTCCGGATGTATTGAAGACGCTTACCGATGCGATCATTGAGACTCGCATTCTTTCTCAGGCCGAGCGATTGCATGGAGTCTGGGTGCGCAACGATTTGGCCCGCGACACCCATACCGATGTCGAAAGCCTGCTTCCCACCTCTGCCTCCATTATCTTGGAGAGCGAGGAGGACCTGATCAAGCTCGCCCAGGAATTGCCAGCTGCCTATTACCAGCGCTTTCTCGACCTGCTCACCCGCGTTTACCCTGACAAGTGGGAAGACATCGTGATCACGCTCGTGCGGCACAGTGAGGGCAAGTTCACAAATGAATGCACGCAGTTCCTTGTGGACCGCAAAAAACAGGATCTGCTCGCAAAGTCGCTTGACCGATGGCTCAACGATCAGACGATTCGCGGCCCCATCCTGTTGTGGATGCTCAAGAACCGCACCAGTCGTAAGTATGGTGGAATGATTCAGCCGTTTGTGAATCCCCGCTTTCTCAAGGCTATCTTTTTTGCGATTGATTTTGAATCGCTGCAGAATGCCAGCACTCGTCGCATTCCTCTCGCAGATGCGGTGATCGATGATGAGACGCTGGTTCCGGAGATCCTTTCCGATGCGACTGAGGAAACCGCGCGGGACCTGGCGCAGACTTTGATGCTCAACCAGGGCTTTGAAGACCTGACCAAAAAATCGCTGTTGGTTCGCTTCATTCGTGTCTTCCCGTCCATTCAGGGGCTGGTTGCTGACCGTGAGTCGAGCAGTTCCGACAACAAAGATGCGAGTCTTCTGGTTTCACAGGAGAGTCTCGACGAGAAGAAGAACGAGTATGAGGATCTGATCACGCGAAAGATTCCCGAGAACAAAAAGGCTATTGAAGTGGCACGCGAGCACGGAGATCTTCGTGAAAATGCGGAATACAAGATGGCGCGTGAGGATCAGACAACACTCATGGCACGCAAGGCGCAGCTGGAAGCGGATTTTGCACGTGTTCGGGTGACGGATTTCTCCGATGCCACAGAGGATGAGATTTCGGTGGGTTCTGTGGTGGTGCTGGCTTCCGGCAAGCAAACGCAGACCTATTCGATTCTGGGCGCCTGGGACAGTGATCCAGAGTCCAACATTATTTCCTACAAGACTCCGCTGGCACAAAATCTGATTGGAAGCCGGGCGGGGGATAAGGTGGAACTCGAAATCGGAGGATCCAAAGCCAAGTGGGAGATCAAACAGATCAAGCGCTGGGTGGATCGAAAATAA